The window TTTGAGTGGCAAGCAGGTCAAGTTCACTACAGGGACGGATGAGCACGGCCAGAAAGTTGAGAATATGGCCCGTGCCAGAGGTGTTCCAGTGCGCCAGTTTGTTGATAAAATAAGTGGCTCGTTTAGAAATCTCGTAGGGGTTTCTGGCTTTAGTTGTAATGACTTTATACGCACCACTGAAGAGCGCCACAAGCGCGCTGTGCTGGCGCTGTGGGAACGCCTGCGTGGCAACAATCAGATATACCTGGGGCACTACGCCGGGTTTTATTCAGTACGTGATGAGACTTTTTACCAAGAGCGTGACCTTGTGGATGGTAAAGCGCCCACTGGTGCCGAAGTGGAATGGCTGGAAGAGCCAGGATATTTCTTCAAGCTGTCTGAGTGGCAGGAAAGCCTGCTAAAGTTTTATGCAGATAATCCGAAGTTTGTAATTCCGGAAGGGAAGTTCAATGAGGTCATAAGTTTTGTGGAATCCGGCCTCCGAGATTTATCTGTTTCCAGATCTAAGAAAAGCCTATCTTGGGGGATTGAGGTACCTCACGATTCTGACCACATAATATACATATGGGTGGATGCACTGTGCTGCTATTTGGCGCTGCTTGGGTTCCCCGAAACCGAAGGGGAATACAAGCGTTACTGGGGGAGCGATGATGCGGTAAGTACACACGTTGTAGGGAAAGATATACTAAGGTTCCACGCGGTGTATTGGCCTGCTCTTTTAATGGCTGCTGGTCTGCCGTTGCCGAAGCAAATAGTTGCGCATGGGTGGTGGCTTAATGAGGGCCAGAAGATATCAAAATCGATAGGCAATGTGATAGACCCATTTGCGTTGATAGAACAATACGGTCTGGATAATTGTAGGTATTTCCTGCTCAGTGAAACCCCCGTAGGAAATGATGCTAGCTTTAGTGGTGCTAGTCTTGTGGAGCGCATAAACTGCGATTTGGCTAACAATTTTGGAAATCTGGTTCAGCGTACTATAACCCTTGTGCACAGAGAGTGTGGTGGGAAAATTCCTGGGGTAGAAGGCATGATGAAAGGGGAAGAAGCGCCGATAAACTACGAAGCGGTGCTGGTGCAGTATGTGGAATATATGGCGGAATACCGGTTTTTTGAGGCGCTCAAATTTGTTATGAATCTGTCTTCCGTGGCCAATGAGTATATTGCAAGAAGGGCACCGTGGAAGCTGTTCAAAGAAGATAGAAAAAGCGCACAGGCGGTTGTGTTTAAGCTGCTAGAATACATAAGGTGCATCGGCATTATGTTGCAACCTTTCGTGCCTGATTCTGCGTCTAAAATTCTTGATCAGATATCACTTCCGGCCGATAGACGCACGTTTGAGCATTTTTCCGAATTTTGCAGGGGTGGCGTCTCCTTGGGAACTCCTACACCCGTTTTTGGTAAGCTGTATTCCACACAATCTGAGGGTTAATTACAAGCCGAATTCGCTGTTGTGATGGGGCCGTGCTCCGAGTTTTACTCCACTTTCCATGCACTGTAGAGCGATGTCACTCCATTGCAGATATTCTGGTGCGCAACATTAAAAAACCCTGCACCTGATATTGCCTGGGCAAACTCTTCAGGTGGTGGGAATGCCCTTATGCTGTCTGTTAGGTATGTATATGCCTCGGCATTACCCGCCACGCACCTGCCCATATTTGGTATTACATACGCGGAGTATAGATCATACAAAGTCCGAAACAACCCTTGCTTTTGTATGGGGGAAAATTCAAGACAGAGAAACCTTCCTTGAAGCTTGAGTACGCGATGTGCCTCCTGCAGTGCTTTCTCTCTGTTAGGTATGTTGCGTATTCCGAAGGCGATAGTGTAGTAGTCGAAGGAATTGCTGGCAAACGGCAGGTTCTCCGCGCTGGCGCACACCCAACTGATGTTAGCATAGCCGGAATTGATTGCCCTATCTCTCCCAACCCCTAGCATATCGGGGTTAATGTCGCACACCGTTACATGCAAGCCACTGCGTCTTGCCAAGGCCCGCATTGCTACGTCCCCAGTTCCTCCTGCCACATCCAGCAGTGTGCCGCTCCTGTGCGTGATTTTGCTGCACAGTTCCCGCTTCCACAACCTGTGCAACCCAAAACTCATGAGGTCATTCATGAGGTCATAGCGCGGCGCTACCGAGGAAAAAACCTCATTGACCTCTAACTGCAGCGGCATTGCTCACAGTATAAACTTGGACAGATCCATCTGCTTTGAAATATCTTCAAGCTTTTCCTTCACATGACCTTCATCGATTATGTAGGTCTTTCCCCTGTTCTCCGACGCACTATAGCTTATGTCCTCCATGAGCTTTTCCAGTATGGTGTGTAACCTCCTAGCGCCGATATTCTCCACCTCACGGTTGACTGTAGAAGCTATTTCTGCGATGGCAAGCACCCCGTTTTCGGTAAACTCTACGTTGACACCTTCAGTTTCCATCAGGGCGCGATACTGTCTCAGTAGGTTAGACTCGGGCTCGGTGAGAATCCTTATCAGGTCATCCCTGCTAAGAGGCTGGAGCTCAACCCTTATCGGCAGCCGGCCCTGTAACTCCGGCAGCAGATCTGAAGGTTTGGCAAGGTGAAACGCACCTGAAGCTATGAACAACACGTGATCGGTAGTCACTGTACCATATTTTGTGCTAACACTGGTCCCCTCGAGTAGCGGCAAAAGATCACGCTGCACACCCTCTCTGTTTACTTCCCCTCTAACCTCGGTTCTGGCAGCGATTTTGTCAATTTCATCAAGGAACACTATGCCTTCGTTGCTTGCGATATGCAGCGCTTCTCTGACTATTTTATCTTCGTCAATGAGCTTTTCCGTTTCTTCGTCCAGCAAAATCTCCCTTGCCTCTCTCACTGTGGTCTTGAGTGTTTTAAACTGCTTGTTTCCTCCAAGCATCTTCTGCACTATCTCATTGATGTTCATAATCCCCACCTGGCTGCCTGGCATGCCGGGCACATCGAAGGAGTGTTGAACGTTTTTGTTCTCTTTCACGCTTATAGAAATTTCAGAGTCCTCAAATTCTCCAGCCCTCAATCTTTCTCTAAATGTGCTTTTTGTTTCTTCGCTCGCATCAACACCCACCAGACAATTGAGTATGATCTCCTCAGAAGACTTGCGAGCTTGCTTTGCCACTATCTTTCTGTGCTTTTCCTTTACCAAAAGAACGGCCCTGTCTACGAGGTCACGCATTATCGAGTCAACATCGCGCCCGACGTAACCTATCTCAGTGAACTTTGTGGCCTCCACCTTGATGAACGGAGCCTGTGCAAGCTTTGCCAGGCGGCGGGCTATTTCTGTTTTACCTACACCGGTGTGCCCGATCATCAATATATTTTTGGGAATAATCTCATCCCGCAGCGGAAGGGGAACGCGGTTTCTCCGCCAACGGCTTCTAAGCGCGTTAGCCACGGCCTTTTTTGCCTCTTCCTGCCCCACTATGAATCTGTCAAGCTCTCTGGTGATCTGGCGAGGCGAGAGGTCGCGTGCTTCGCACTCTTCCTCTAATTCTGCGGTGTCCTCATCCCCGATCCCTCCGTGCTTGCCGCAACCGCCCTGCTCTGGGCCTTTTTCCTCCCCTGGTCCAGAATTACCAACGCTCACACCTAGTTCGCTGGAAGACATCCTCACCCCCCTATCTTTTCCATGATAATGTTGTTATTAGTGTAGACGCATATCTCTGAAGCGACGGCCATTGCCGCAGTAGCTATGTATTCTAGGGTCATGTCCAGGGAGAGCTCATCCCTGGCTGTGCACAACGCTCTAGCTGCGGACAGAGCGAAATTCCCGCCAGACCCTATAGCCGCAATCCCGTTTTCTGGCTCGAGCACGTCTCCCCCACCGGAAATTATCAAAGACACAGACTTATCCGCGACTATCATCATGGCCTCCAACCTTCGCAAGTATTTATCCCTTCTCCAGTCTTTTGCTAGTTCCACGCATGCACGCATCAACTGTCCGGGGTGCTTCTCCAGCTTAGCTTCCAGCCTTTCAAACAGGGTAAATGCATCAGCAGTAGCGCCCGCAAACCCGGTGATCACAGTGTCACCAGCGAGGCGCTTTATTTTCCTGGCAGAGGTTTTCATTATTGCGCTGCCCATGGAAACCTGCCCATCTCCCGCGATAACCACACTGTCACCCCTCCTGATGCATAGTATGGTGGTTCCATACATCGTGTAGCCGTCTCCGTGACTCATAACCAAACCCCCCGTAGCTCACCACTGACTGATGAGAGATAACACTGGTGTTGATTCAAGCGAATACCTACCATAAGCTCAGTTACATTGCACTAATTGATACCCAATGTCCACGATTATGCACCTTCACTTCACTGAAATCCAGAGAAGATTTTTGAGGGCTCTCCGTAGAGCAACGTGTTGCGGAAACCAGAGATAAGGCCGTAGTTCGCCCCTGGCTGATTGAGACGGGAGCTGGTATCTGCACAGTGCTTGGCAATACACGAATTTATTTGCGTACTACTTCCAATATTGTTGTATATTGCTGTAAGGAATGAAAATGTAATGCACCTGCGGCGTGGGGGTGGGGCTTTAGTGTCGTACGGCCTGCGGTGCTTCTTGGCCCCTTAGGAGGCGTAAAGTTGCCGTGTGTATACCCGGTGCTTATGGCAAGTGGCCGTAGTTTGTGGGGTGTGCACTGCCAGCTGCGGTGGTACGTACGGTTTTTGCTGTCACGTGTAAGTGGAGGGGCCATTTTGCGTAATTTGGCATAAAAATGTACTTGTGCGGTGAAGCGTTATGGTATAGATTCCAGGCTCGGGGTTCATCCGAAAATTTCCCTGATGGGAGGTAGGTTTGTGCGTTGGCTTGCTGTGCCTGGTAGGTTGTGGTGTAATGTGGCGGCTCCTGCATAGTGCGTTGCTGGCGCGGATTTTCAGTGAAGCGTGATGGAAGCTTTGTGGTGTGCTTTGGCGCTTGCGCTCAAGTTTGGTATTCCTGGAATCTGGGGGTGGTGCGCTGTCTTCG of the Anaplasma centrale str. Israel genome contains:
- a CDS encoding methionine--tRNA ligase, with protein sequence MRRGECFYVTTPIYYVNDTPHIGHFYTTLISDVAARFRSLSGKQVKFTTGTDEHGQKVENMARARGVPVRQFVDKISGSFRNLVGVSGFSCNDFIRTTEERHKRAVLALWERLRGNNQIYLGHYAGFYSVRDETFYQERDLVDGKAPTGAEVEWLEEPGYFFKLSEWQESLLKFYADNPKFVIPEGKFNEVISFVESGLRDLSVSRSKKSLSWGIEVPHDSDHIIYIWVDALCCYLALLGFPETEGEYKRYWGSDDAVSTHVVGKDILRFHAVYWPALLMAAGLPLPKQIVAHGWWLNEGQKISKSIGNVIDPFALIEQYGLDNCRYFLLSETPVGNDASFSGASLVERINCDLANNFGNLVQRTITLVHRECGGKIPGVEGMMKGEEAPINYEAVLVQYVEYMAEYRFFEALKFVMNLSSVANEYIARRAPWKLFKEDRKSAQAVVFKLLEYIRCIGIMLQPFVPDSASKILDQISLPADRRTFEHFSEFCRGGVSLGTPTPVFGKLYSTQSEG
- a CDS encoding class I SAM-dependent methyltransferase; the encoded protein is MPLQLEVNEVFSSVAPRYDLMNDLMSFGLHRLWKRELCSKITHRSGTLLDVAGGTGDVAMRALARRSGLHVTVCDINPDMLGVGRDRAINSGYANISWVCASAENLPFASNSFDYYTIAFGIRNIPNREKALQEAHRVLKLQGRFLCLEFSPIQKQGLFRTLYDLYSAYVIPNMGRCVAGNAEAYTYLTDSIRAFPPPEEFAQAISGAGFFNVAHQNICNGVTSLYSAWKVE
- the hslU gene encoding ATP-dependent protease ATPase subunit HslU codes for the protein MSSSELGVSVGNSGPGEEKGPEQGGCGKHGGIGDEDTAELEEECEARDLSPRQITRELDRFIVGQEEAKKAVANALRSRWRRNRVPLPLRDEIIPKNILMIGHTGVGKTEIARRLAKLAQAPFIKVEATKFTEIGYVGRDVDSIMRDLVDRAVLLVKEKHRKIVAKQARKSSEEIILNCLVGVDASEETKSTFRERLRAGEFEDSEISISVKENKNVQHSFDVPGMPGSQVGIMNINEIVQKMLGGNKQFKTLKTTVREAREILLDEETEKLIDEDKIVREALHIASNEGIVFLDEIDKIAARTEVRGEVNREGVQRDLLPLLEGTSVSTKYGTVTTDHVLFIASGAFHLAKPSDLLPELQGRLPIRVELQPLSRDDLIRILTEPESNLLRQYRALMETEGVNVEFTENGVLAIAEIASTVNREVENIGARRLHTILEKLMEDISYSASENRGKTYIIDEGHVKEKLEDISKQMDLSKFIL
- the hslV gene encoding ATP-dependent protease subunit HslV, whose translation is MSHGDGYTMYGTTILCIRRGDSVVIAGDGQVSMGSAIMKTSARKIKRLAGDTVITGFAGATADAFTLFERLEAKLEKHPGQLMRACVELAKDWRRDKYLRRLEAMMIVADKSVSLIISGGGDVLEPENGIAAIGSGGNFALSAARALCTARDELSLDMTLEYIATAAMAVASEICVYTNNNIIMEKIGG